The Lewinellaceae bacterium genome has a segment encoding these proteins:
- a CDS encoding NTP transferase domain-containing protein, giving the protein MENNPVFVLLAGGKSERMGMPKGLLPFKETFWILEQLRRISLTSIKTVYIGLGFQHQDYFEAIDWFEAAVKKPFLFLGMKVIVVINETPSPGPFSTLQKVIRHIPGFPDILVHPIDTPLLNWEELQQITDQEGLIVLPNYEGKNGHPVKLKYAFWEKLKFLDAADKQSRLDVQIKQTDAAEIVSLPVSTEVILLNFNTPAEWESGAQMSQKK; this is encoded by the coding sequence ATGGAAAACAATCCTGTTTTTGTTTTACTCGCCGGGGGGAAATCGGAAAGAATGGGGATGCCCAAAGGCCTGCTTCCATTCAAAGAAACCTTTTGGATACTCGAGCAATTGCGCAGGATTTCCCTGACTTCCATTAAAACCGTTTACATCGGACTGGGTTTTCAGCATCAGGACTATTTTGAGGCCATTGACTGGTTTGAAGCCGCGGTAAAAAAACCGTTTCTTTTCCTGGGAATGAAGGTGATCGTTGTCATAAATGAAACCCCTTCACCGGGGCCGTTTTCGACCCTTCAAAAAGTGATCCGCCATATTCCCGGTTTCCCGGATATACTGGTCCATCCAATTGATACGCCTTTGCTCAACTGGGAGGAACTTCAGCAAATAACAGATCAGGAGGGGTTGATCGTGCTGCCCAATTATGAAGGGAAAAACGGTCATCCCGTTAAATTGAAATATGCGTTTTGGGAAAAACTAAAATTCCTTGATGCGGCGGATAAACAGTCGCGTCTGGATGTTCAAATAAAACAAACAGATGCCGCGGAAATCGTATCACTACCGGTTTCCACGGAGGTCATTTTATTAAACTTCAATACGCCCGCCGAGTGGGAATCGGGGGCTCAAATGTCACAAAAAAAATAA
- a CDS encoding xanthine dehydrogenase family protein molybdopterin-binding subunit: MITVKNISRRNFIKSIGLVSGGLILSCNFNSGSEDEKEPFVFNPKLYVQLNPDGSLILVATRSEMGQGIRTALTSVIADEMEADWSRVTVQQATGDVKFGDQNTDGSRSIRYLYESMRKVGATFKAMLITAAAKTWEVPESECTADNHFVVHTSGKKIGYGDLAEMAATLEVPKEVTLKSPENFKYIGKTLPSIDVENYANGSAVFGLDKRIADMKFVAIQRCPVTFGTVKSFDKSAALKVNGVLDVIEIPRMEKPFGALGGVAVIATNTWAAFKGKEALKVEWKFGENKDYDSEKYMEQIMGNVHKKGTVQKSTGDVESAFEKAHTIVESSFEAPLLVHAPMEVPNAVAWVQGDSCEVWAPTQDPQTARTEVADYLGIAEDKVTINITFLGGGFGRKSKPDYIVEAVAVSKAIKAPVQVIWSREDDIQHSYYHTVSAQYMKASLDENGKVTGWLHRFAFPSIESTFEPGTDEPQGWETHTASNIPYDLPNMQVETGKAPAHVRIGWLRSVINIPHGFSVNVFADELAHAAGMDPLEFRLKMIGEDRLEDTDGDYKYDTARLKYVLKKAAENAEWGKTLPEGHAYGIAVQYSFLSYVASVVEVSVIQGKVKVHNVFTVIDCGTAVNKDTIKSQLEGSAVFGMSLTYYGKITAKDGAIEQSNFDSYQMLRMPEAPKIHVEIVESNERPTGVGEPGVPVIAPAIINAIFKATGKRYYSLPLSDHNLV, from the coding sequence ATGATTACTGTAAAAAATATAAGCCGAAGGAATTTTATCAAAAGCATTGGATTGGTCTCAGGCGGGTTGATCCTGTCCTGTAATTTTAATTCAGGTTCAGAGGATGAAAAAGAACCCTTCGTTTTCAATCCGAAGTTATATGTGCAATTGAATCCTGATGGGAGTTTGATCTTAGTGGCTACCCGCTCGGAAATGGGCCAGGGAATCCGAACAGCCCTGACTTCCGTCATCGCCGATGAAATGGAGGCCGACTGGAGCCGGGTGACCGTACAGCAGGCCACTGGGGATGTCAAATTCGGTGATCAAAATACGGATGGCTCCCGCAGTATTCGCTATTTATACGAAAGCATGAGAAAGGTGGGGGCCACCTTCAAGGCCATGCTCATCACGGCCGCCGCAAAAACATGGGAAGTGCCGGAAAGTGAATGCACGGCCGACAACCACTTTGTCGTGCATACCAGCGGAAAGAAGATCGGTTATGGGGATTTAGCGGAAATGGCCGCCACCCTAGAAGTTCCGAAAGAAGTCACCTTGAAATCACCCGAAAATTTTAAATACATCGGCAAAACCTTACCGAGTATTGATGTGGAAAATTACGCCAACGGAAGTGCTGTTTTCGGGTTGGATAAACGTATTGCTGATATGAAATTTGTCGCCATTCAACGTTGCCCGGTAACCTTCGGGACGGTGAAATCTTTTGACAAAAGTGCTGCTTTAAAAGTGAACGGCGTACTGGACGTGATTGAAATTCCAAGGATGGAAAAACCATTTGGTGCCCTGGGCGGGGTTGCGGTAATCGCCACCAATACCTGGGCTGCTTTTAAAGGAAAGGAAGCCTTGAAGGTGGAATGGAAATTTGGGGAGAACAAAGACTATGATTCTGAAAAATATATGGAACAGATCATGGGCAATGTGCATAAAAAAGGAACCGTACAGAAATCAACCGGGGATGTGGAGAGTGCTTTTGAAAAGGCTCATACGATCGTTGAAAGCAGCTTTGAAGCGCCTTTGTTGGTGCATGCGCCCATGGAGGTGCCCAATGCCGTGGCATGGGTCCAGGGTGATAGCTGTGAAGTCTGGGCGCCTACTCAGGATCCGCAAACGGCCAGAACGGAGGTCGCCGATTATTTGGGAATAGCGGAGGATAAGGTGACCATTAATATTACGTTTTTAGGGGGCGGTTTCGGAAGGAAATCCAAACCTGATTACATTGTGGAAGCCGTGGCGGTTTCAAAAGCGATCAAGGCACCGGTTCAGGTTATATGGAGCAGAGAGGATGATATTCAACACAGTTATTACCATACCGTATCGGCTCAGTACATGAAAGCTTCACTCGACGAAAACGGTAAAGTGACCGGTTGGTTACATCGGTTTGCCTTCCCGTCCATCGAATCTACTTTTGAGCCGGGTACGGATGAGCCCCAGGGTTGGGAAACCCATACGGCGTCCAATATTCCTTATGATCTGCCCAATATGCAGGTGGAGACCGGAAAAGCTCCCGCTCATGTCAGGATAGGATGGTTACGTTCGGTGATCAACATTCCCCATGGTTTTTCTGTCAATGTTTTTGCCGATGAACTGGCCCATGCCGCAGGAATGGATCCCCTGGAATTCAGGCTCAAAATGATTGGAGAGGATCGATTGGAAGATACGGATGGTGACTACAAATATGATACCGCAAGGTTGAAATACGTGCTTAAAAAAGCAGCCGAAAATGCGGAATGGGGCAAAACCTTGCCCGAAGGCCATGCCTATGGAATAGCGGTGCAATACAGTTTTTTGTCGTATGTGGCCTCTGTGGTAGAAGTCTCAGTCATCCAGGGCAAGGTAAAAGTCCACAATGTATTTACTGTTATTGATTGCGGAACAGCGGTGAATAAAGATACCATAAAATCCCAGTTGGAAGGATCGGCAGTATTTGGGATGTCCCTGACTTATTATGGTAAGATTACCGCCAAAGACGGAGCCATTGAACAAAGTAATTTTGACAGTTACCAGATGTTACGCATGCCGGAGGCGCCCAAAATTCATGTCGAAATAGTGGAAAGCAACGAACGGCCGACGGGGGTAGGAGAACCCGGAGTGCCCGTTATCGCTCCCGCCATTATCAATGCGATCTTTAAAGCAACCGGCAAGCGGTATTACAGCTTGCCGTTGTCTGATCATAACCTGGTTTAG
- a CDS encoding (2Fe-2S)-binding protein, with protein sequence MITLQINGKKHSIEVDPNMPLLWAIRDVIGFTGTKYGCGKGLCGACMVLVDGQAVNSCLLPVSFAQGTDIITIEGETENLQLLQQSWAELNVPQCGFCQPGQLITATALLNTNGNPDDEDIDNAMTRNICRCGTYQRIKNAIHHSVELKNNPSL encoded by the coding sequence ATGATTACACTTCAAATCAACGGGAAAAAGCACTCGATAGAGGTTGATCCGAACATGCCACTGCTTTGGGCGATTAGGGATGTCATTGGATTTACGGGAACAAAATACGGTTGTGGAAAAGGACTGTGCGGGGCTTGTATGGTTTTGGTAGATGGGCAGGCCGTCAATTCATGCCTTTTGCCTGTTTCCTTCGCCCAGGGAACAGATATCATTACGATAGAAGGCGAAACGGAAAATCTTCAGTTGTTGCAACAATCCTGGGCTGAATTGAATGTGCCGCAATGTGGCTTTTGTCAGCCGGGGCAGTTAATCACCGCAACCGCCTTATTGAATACAAACGGTAATCCGGACGATGAGGATATCGATAATGCGATGACGCGTAATATCTGTCGGTGCGGAACCTACCAGCGCATCAAAAATGCCATTCATCATTCTGTTGAATTAAAAAATAACCCTTCATTATGA
- a CDS encoding ATP-grasp domain-containing protein: protein MILIDGPYVSDFLKKTLREKQIPVIETPIARKLLGDNYFYVPEQEAVEKYRQDKALRLFTNSENSIAWVEQHLSFLDIPEKVKIFKNKVKFRELLKPMFPGYFFKSVAFTQLDEVEVNSLPVPFVIKPAVGFFSMGVHNVETREEWPGILATIKEEMDEVRDLYPIEVMDATTFIFEQHIKGEEYAVDCYFSASGEPVILNIMHHVFSSGKDVSDRVYITSREIIQTYKKPLEAFLAQLGQLAGLTNFLIHIEVRIDESGHIAPIEVNPMRFGGWCTTADLTWYAYGFNSYEYFHANKRPDWEQILGAMDDALFSLIVLDNNTGIKGRDIKSFDYERLAASFQKPLTVRKVNHREFPLFGFVFTQTPKSHTEELDRILISNLREFVIE, encoded by the coding sequence ATGATACTCATCGACGGCCCTTACGTTTCTGATTTTCTTAAAAAAACCTTACGCGAAAAACAAATTCCGGTGATCGAAACGCCAATAGCCAGGAAGCTACTGGGAGATAATTACTTTTACGTACCGGAGCAGGAGGCTGTCGAAAAATATAGGCAGGATAAAGCCCTTCGCCTCTTCACCAATTCTGAAAATTCCATCGCCTGGGTGGAACAGCATTTATCCTTTCTCGATATTCCTGAAAAGGTCAAAATTTTCAAAAACAAGGTCAAATTCCGGGAGCTGCTGAAACCTATGTTTCCCGGTTATTTTTTCAAAAGCGTGGCATTCACCCAACTGGATGAGGTGGAGGTGAATTCATTGCCCGTCCCTTTTGTTATTAAACCCGCCGTTGGTTTTTTTAGTATGGGCGTCCACAATGTGGAAACCCGGGAGGAATGGCCCGGAATCCTGGCCACGATCAAAGAAGAAATGGACGAGGTCAGGGATTTGTATCCGATCGAAGTCATGGATGCGACGACTTTTATTTTCGAACAACACATCAAAGGAGAGGAATATGCCGTGGATTGTTACTTTTCAGCCTCCGGCGAGCCCGTGATCCTCAATATTATGCACCATGTTTTTTCTTCGGGTAAGGATGTGAGCGACCGGGTGTACATCACCTCCCGCGAGATCATTCAAACCTACAAGAAACCGCTCGAAGCTTTCCTGGCTCAATTAGGACAACTGGCCGGGCTGACAAATTTCCTGATCCATATCGAGGTGCGCATTGATGAATCCGGCCATATCGCCCCCATCGAAGTCAACCCCATGCGCTTCGGCGGCTGGTGCACTACCGCTGATCTGACGTGGTATGCCTACGGCTTTAATTCCTACGAATATTTCCATGCCAATAAACGGCCGGACTGGGAACAAATATTGGGAGCAATGGATGATGCTCTTTTCAGCCTCATCGTTTTAGACAACAATACCGGCATCAAAGGCCGGGACATCAAATCCTTTGATTACGAGCGGCTGGCCGCTTCTTTTCAGAAACCACTGACGGTCCGTAAAGTAAATCACAGGGAATTTCCACTCTTCGGTTTTGTTTTTACTCAAACGCCTAAAAGTCATACCGAAGAACTGGACAGGATCCTTATTTCAAACCTTAGGGAATTTGTGATAGAATAA
- a CDS encoding GNAT family N-acetyltransferase, with protein sequence MSLSSKRLTYKKCEASDLEDYLLFGTNEEVMRYVTQQMLTREEAIDRFKRALLINKENKDLGYWLAYEKNDGRLIAYLKIVYIGNGQHEVGYLVLPESWGQKYASELTAALVQYAKTLKGVNRLVGIVHVENGASKRVLQKSGFEQYETGLYEGAPAAFLKLEIE encoded by the coding sequence ATGAGCTTATCCTCCAAAAGGCTGACCTACAAAAAATGTGAGGCTTCCGACCTGGAAGACTACCTGCTTTTTGGAACGAATGAGGAGGTGATGCGGTATGTAACCCAGCAGATGCTGACGCGTGAAGAAGCCATCGACCGTTTTAAAAGGGCACTTCTCATCAATAAAGAAAATAAGGACCTCGGCTACTGGCTGGCCTATGAAAAGAACGACGGTCGGCTCATTGCCTACCTGAAGATCGTTTATATCGGCAACGGGCAACATGAAGTAGGCTACCTGGTACTGCCCGAATCCTGGGGACAAAAATATGCTTCGGAGCTGACCGCAGCCCTGGTGCAATATGCCAAAACATTAAAAGGGGTAAATCGCCTGGTAGGCATAGTCCATGTGGAGAATGGCGCTTCAAAACGAGTACTGCAGAAGTCAGGATTTGAGCAGTACGAAACCGGGCTCTACGAAGGAGCCCCTGCAGCGTTTTTAAAATTGGAAATTGAATGA